From one Tsukamurella tyrosinosolvens genomic stretch:
- a CDS encoding acyltransferase family protein: MSAAGTSDFAAAKPAGAAGFVPALEGMRACAAIAVMLTHTAFQTGQVGYSVVGRVWGRFDMAVALFFGLSGFLLWRAHARAAWTSSDGPSTGRYYRSRIVRIMPAYLVVALVALALLPRSTAPSGSTWLANLSLTQVFVPYSLTDGLTQMWSLSVEMLFYLLLPLAALALVRLRGDAARWRVPLLLAAAAVSLSWAWVGAALPLPPGVNHHNWLPSYVPWFVAGIVLAEIVSAPVSRFGPVRRLARRRVCWPAALVVFAVICTPLGGPVTLDSPESWQFAVRMGLGGVLGFLLLAPLVLAPAGESARWLGSGFMLALGRWSYGIFIWHLVVLTAIFPLFAIVPFNGAFGKVTLLTLVFSVAVAALSYAWVEEPARRRLARREARRPAAAPPREAPNSQPGLVFSVTRH; the protein is encoded by the coding sequence ATGAGCGCCGCCGGTACCAGCGATTTCGCAGCTGCAAAGCCCGCGGGTGCGGCCGGATTCGTGCCCGCACTCGAGGGCATGCGCGCGTGCGCGGCCATCGCCGTGATGCTGACCCACACCGCCTTCCAGACCGGTCAGGTGGGCTATTCGGTGGTGGGACGGGTCTGGGGCCGCTTCGACATGGCGGTCGCCCTGTTCTTCGGATTGTCGGGTTTCCTGCTGTGGCGCGCGCACGCCCGCGCCGCGTGGACCTCGTCCGACGGTCCGTCGACGGGGCGGTACTACCGGTCCCGGATCGTGCGGATCATGCCCGCGTACCTCGTGGTCGCCCTCGTCGCGCTGGCCCTGCTGCCGCGGTCGACGGCCCCGTCGGGCTCCACCTGGCTCGCCAACCTCTCGCTGACCCAGGTCTTCGTGCCGTACTCGCTCACCGACGGTCTCACCCAGATGTGGTCGCTGTCGGTGGAGATGCTCTTCTACCTGCTGCTGCCGCTGGCCGCGCTGGCGTTGGTGCGGCTGCGCGGGGACGCGGCGCGGTGGCGGGTGCCGCTGCTGCTCGCCGCGGCGGCGGTGTCGCTGAGCTGGGCGTGGGTCGGCGCGGCGCTGCCCCTGCCGCCGGGGGTGAACCACCACAATTGGCTGCCCTCGTATGTCCCCTGGTTCGTCGCGGGCATCGTCCTCGCCGAGATCGTGAGCGCGCCGGTCTCCCGGTTCGGTCCGGTGCGGCGGCTGGCGCGGCGTCGCGTGTGTTGGCCGGCGGCGCTCGTGGTGTTCGCCGTGATCTGCACGCCGCTGGGCGGCCCCGTGACCCTCGACAGTCCCGAGTCCTGGCAGTTCGCCGTGCGCATGGGCCTCGGCGGGGTGCTCGGCTTCCTGCTGCTGGCGCCGCTCGTGTTGGCGCCCGCGGGGGAGTCGGCGCGGTGGTTGGGGTCCGGCTTCATGCTGGCGCTGGGGCGCTGGTCGTACGGCATCTTCATCTGGCACCTGGTGGTGCTCACCGCGATCTTCCCGCTGTTCGCGATCGTGCCGTTCAACGGCGCCTTCGGGAAGGTGACCCTGTTGACGCTGGTCTTCTCCGTGGCCGTCGCGGCGCTGAGTTACGCCTGGGTGGAGGAGCCGGCCCGCCGCCGGCTCGCGCGTCGCGAGGCCCGACGGCCCGCCGCCGCGCCTCCCCGCGAGGCGCCGAACAGCCAACCGGGATTGGTGTTTTCTGTCACAAGACACTGA